Proteins encoded within one genomic window of Pongo pygmaeus isolate AG05252 chromosome 18, NHGRI_mPonPyg2-v2.0_pri, whole genome shotgun sequence:
- the LOC129015318 gene encoding keratin-associated protein 5-8-like isoform X2 has translation MEIYLQRRTRTNVPTHPLSPTQDRCHPETCGAGASAGQGLCARPPPLSRKAASGCGAPPRRPGEPCGLSIYRLRSPALPRLEMDPNCSCITGVSCACTSSCKCKECKCTSCKKSCCFCCPVGCAKCAQGCICKAASEKCSCCASCGDS, from the exons ATGGAGATTTATCTGCAAAGGAGGACCCGGACAAATGTGCCCACACATCCTCTCAG CCCAACCCAGGACCGCTGTCATCCCGAAACCTGCGGGGCCGGTGCAAGCGCAGGGCAGGGCCTCTGCGCCCGGCCCCCTCCCTTGAGTAGAAAAGCAGCCTCAGGCTGTGGCGCCCCACCACGCCGTCCGGGTGAGCCTTGCGGTCTCTCCATTTATCGCTTGAGATCTCCAGCCTTACCGCGGCTCGAAATGGACCCCAACTGCTCCTGCATCACTG GTGTCTCCTGCGCCTGCACCAGCTCCTGCAAGTGCAAAGAGTGCAAATGCACCTCCTGCAAGAAGA gctgctgcttctgctgcccCGTGGGCTGTGCCAAGTGTGCCCAGGGCTGCATCTGCAAAGCGGCGTCAGAGAAGTGCAGCTGCTGTGCCTCATGTGGGGACAGCTGA
- the LOC129015318 gene encoding uncharacterized protein LOC129015318 isoform X1: protein MEIYLQRRTRTNVPTHPLSPTQDRCHPETCGAGASAGQGLCARPPPLSRKAASGCGAPPRRPGEPCGLSIYRLRSPALPRLEMDPNCSCITGVSCACTSSCKCKECKCTSCKKSECGAISRNLGLWLRLGGNSRLALSASFWGTGLPLPLLAVSFPLQAFWPEFRWGREAFFFRDTNPNGIPYGFRTELCQTKKASSGSGF, encoded by the exons ATGGAGATTTATCTGCAAAGGAGGACCCGGACAAATGTGCCCACACATCCTCTCAG CCCAACCCAGGACCGCTGTCATCCCGAAACCTGCGGGGCCGGTGCAAGCGCAGGGCAGGGCCTCTGCGCCCGGCCCCCTCCCTTGAGTAGAAAAGCAGCCTCAGGCTGTGGCGCCCCACCACGCCGTCCGGGTGAGCCTTGCGGTCTCTCCATTTATCGCTTGAGATCTCCAGCCTTACCGCGGCTCGAAATGGACCCCAACTGCTCCTGCATCACTG GTGTCTCCTGCGCCTGCACCAGCTCCTGCAAGTGCAAAGAGTGCAAATGCACCTCCTGCAAGAAGAGTGAGTGCGGGGCCATCTCCAGGAATCTGGGGCTTTGGCTAAGGTTGGGAGGGAACTCAAGGCTGGCCCTGAGTGCATCCTTCTGGGGAACTGGGCTTCCTTTGCCCTTGTTGGCCGTGTCATTCCCTCTCCAGGCTTTCTGGCCTGAGTTCAGATGGGGCAGGGAAGCATTTTTCTTTCGGGACACAAATCCCAACGGTATCCCCTATGGTTTCAGAACAGAGCTGTGCCAGACGAAAAAAGCTTCCTCTGGGTCTGGGTTCTGA
- the LOC129015324 gene encoding metallothionein-1E-like, translating into MDPNCSCTTGVSCACAGSCKCKECKCTSCKKSCCSCCPVGCAKCAQGCVCKGASEKCSCCA; encoded by the exons ATGGACCCCAACTGCTCCTGCACCACTG GTGTCTCCTGCGCCTGCGCCGGCTCCTGCAAGTGCAAAGAGTGCAAATGCACCTCCTGCAAGAAGA gctgctgctcctgctgccccGTGGGCTGTGCCAAGTGTGCCCAGGGCTGCGTCTGCAAAGGGGCGTCGGAGAAGTGCAGCTGCTGTGCCTGA
- the LOC129015326 gene encoding metallothionein-1E: protein MDPNCSCITGVSCACAGSCKCKECKCTSCKKSCCSCCPVGCAKCAQGCVCKGASEKCSCCA from the exons ATGGACCCCAACTGCTCCTGCATCACCG GTGTCTCCTGCGCCTGCGCCGGCTCCTGCAAGTGCAAAGAGTGCAAATGCACCTCCTGCAAGAAGA gctgctgctcctgctgccccGTGGGCTGTGCCAAGTGTGCCCAGGGCTGCGTCTGCAAAGGGGCGTCGGAGAAGTGCAGCTGCTGTGCCTGA